In Helianthus annuus cultivar XRQ/B chromosome 3, HanXRQr2.0-SUNRISE, whole genome shotgun sequence, a single window of DNA contains:
- the LOC110932156 gene encoding uncharacterized protein LOC110932156 yields the protein MTLCNILKHDGGLQATQRMSVEEQVARFLHIVGNDMRNRLASWIYRRSRSTTSRCFHRVLRAILSLESHYLQQPKGDVVPKEIQEKKRFYPFFKDCVGAIDGTHVRVKVPNKDAARYRGRKGYPTINVLAACTFDLKFTYVLTGWEGTASDSRIIKDAFSRSDKLVIPTGKYYLVDAGLPHTSSLMTPYRGVRYHLKEYSTRAPENSKELFNLRHASLRNAIERAFGVLKKRFPIIRSTAEPFYSCQTQSGIFLACCILHNFLLEEDRDKDLEDEVLNELSTTLEMTFTKAHLKNRLKTLKNRFSAWYDMFQGTSLSGFSWNPETQLIEAEDEVWQKLIDSKPKAAALKTKKVTNYDEMLQLFAKDRASGAQAETAKERNARLQKDDGINTDTPTELDEFLVANDVTLESQYNLDDDVHVVDLTSSLPGQSSSAKKYKSRKRKVEQVDDDLTSRIMNGVGSIANAIAEGNKIIHESNKILERVHHESNKILERVHHREYTGDEIIKELEPMGLEPQEIPLAFNYLVENQAKARSLFSCSSNMRLTLLRGMMGLGN from the exons ATGACATTGTGCAATATCTTAAAGCATGATGGTGGTCTTCAAGCTACTCAACGAATGTCCGTTGAAGAGCAAGTTGCAAGATTTTTGCATATTGTAGGTAATGACATGAGAAATAGGTTAGCCTCTTGGATATACCGTCGTTCTAGATCAACAACCAGTCGGTGCTTCCATAGAGTTTTGCGAGCGATTTTATCGTTAGAAAGTCATTATCTACAACAACCTAAAGGTGATGTTGTCCCGAAAGAAATTCAAGAGAAAAAGAGATTTTATCCTTTTTTCAAGGATTGTGTAGGGGCAATTGATGGAACACATGTTCGTGTCAAAGTACCAAACAAAGATGCCGCTAGATATCGTGGTCGTAAAGGATACCCGACAATAAATGTATTGGCAGCTTGTACATTTGACTTGAAATTTACATATGTTCTAACTGGTTGGGAGGGGACTGCATCAGACTCGAGAATAATAAAGGATGCATTTAGTAGAAGTGATAAACTAGTAATTCCTACCG GTAAATACTATTTAGTAGATGCGGGTTTGCCTCATACAAGCTCACTAATGACACCATATAGAGGCGTTAGGTATCACTTGAAAGAGTACTCAACCCGTGCCCCTGAGAACTCAAAGGAGTTGTTCAACCTTCGTCATGCGTCATTACGTAACGCAATTGAACGAGCATTTGGTGTCCTAAAAAAAAGGTTTCCTATCATTAGAAGTACAGCAGAACCATTTTACTCTTGTCAAACACAGTCAGGCATCTTTTTGgcatgttgcattttacacaacTTTTTACTAGAGGAAGATCGTGACAAAGATCTTGAAGATGAAGTCTTAAATGAG CTTAGCACAACTCTTGAAATGACTTTTACCAAAGCTCATTTGAAGAATCGTTTAAAGACGTTGAAAAACCGTTTTTCTGCCTGGTATGATATGTTTCAGGGAACGTCATTAAGTGGGTTCTCATGGAATCCTGAAACTCAACTAATTGAAGCGGAGGATGAAGTCTGGCAAAAATTAATAGAC TCAAAGCCAAAAGCTGCGGCGTTGAAGACGAAGAAAGTCACAAACTATGATGAAATGCTACAACTATTCGCAAAGGATAGGGCATCAGGTGCACAAGCTGAAACTGCTAAAGAAAGAAATGCCCGGTTGCAGAAGGATGATGGCATTAACACAGACACACCTACAGAACTGGATGAATTCTTAGTTGCCAATGATGTAACTCTAGAGAGCCAATACAATCTTGATGATGATGTACATGTGGTTGATCTTACGTCTTCTCTACCCGGGCAGTCTTCTAGTGCAAAGAAATACAAGAGTAGAAAAAGAAAAGTCGAGCAAGTAGATGATGATTTAACCTCAAGGATTATGAATGGTGTTGGCAGCATAGCTAATGCTATTGCTGAAGGTAATAAAATTATTCATGAAAGCAATAAGATACTTGAAAGAGTTCATCATGAAAGCAATAAGATACTTGAAAGAGTTCATCATCGCGAGTACACAGGTGATGAAATTATTAAAGAATTGGAACCGATGGGTTTGGAACCTCAAGAAATACCATTGGCTTTCAATTATTTGGTGGAGAATCAAGCTAAAGC